From a single Calothrix sp. NIES-2098 genomic region:
- a CDS encoding ABC transporter-like protein produces MPETVIRVENLSKKYIIGHQKQERYSTLRDIISNQAKTLLSPFQSKKSKIPIDREEFWAINNISFEIQQGDRVGIIGRNGAGKSTLLKILSRITEPSTGTIKIQGRVASLLEVGTGFHGELTGRENIFLNGAILGMSKVEIQRKFDEIVAFAEVEKFLDTPVKRYSSGMYVRLAFAVAAHLEPEILIVDEVLAVGDSAFQQKCLGKMEEVGKQGRTVLFVSHNMSTVKQLCTSAFLLSQGKLIYGGNPAEVISLYMQKAIDKSTDESTKKYRHIKGDARAEIEKITLNNLQDSDIVVSIFDKLKISIDYKVNKEIEELEFFVLIYNLEDGEVQASLFQRDFGTNVQSNKEFGRVNVEFTNQLMPGKYLISSGIFDKNRQFVDWVEFAESFYVEPAFINGKKYDQRLGKISIQGNWYAG; encoded by the coding sequence ATGCCTGAAACTGTAATTAGAGTTGAAAATTTAAGTAAAAAATATATTATTGGACATCAAAAGCAGGAACGCTACAGTACACTCCGAGATATCATTAGCAATCAGGCTAAAACTTTGCTTAGTCCATTTCAAAGTAAAAAATCCAAAATTCCAATTGATCGTGAAGAGTTTTGGGCAATAAACAATATCTCATTTGAAATTCAGCAAGGAGATAGAGTTGGGATTATTGGGCGAAATGGAGCAGGAAAATCAACATTATTAAAAATTTTAAGCCGGATTACAGAACCAAGCACAGGTACAATTAAAATTCAAGGGAGAGTTGCTAGCTTATTAGAAGTAGGAACAGGTTTCCATGGTGAGTTAACTGGAAGAGAGAATATCTTTCTCAATGGTGCAATTCTAGGCATGAGTAAAGTTGAAATCCAGCGTAAGTTTGATGAAATTGTTGCTTTTGCAGAAGTAGAGAAATTTTTAGATACACCTGTAAAGAGATATTCTTCAGGTATGTATGTCAGATTAGCTTTTGCTGTCGCTGCTCATTTAGAACCTGAGATTTTAATCGTAGATGAAGTACTAGCAGTAGGAGATTCCGCTTTCCAGCAGAAATGTTTAGGAAAGATGGAAGAAGTGGGTAAACAAGGTAGAACTGTTTTGTTTGTGAGCCACAATATGTCTACTGTTAAACAACTTTGTACTAGTGCATTTTTATTATCTCAAGGAAAATTAATTTATGGGGGAAATCCTGCCGAAGTTATATCTCTTTATATGCAAAAAGCAATTGATAAAAGCACTGATGAATCAACAAAAAAATACAGACATATAAAAGGTGATGCAAGAGCAGAAATTGAAAAAATCACATTAAATAATCTTCAAGATTCTGATATTGTTGTTTCTATTTTTGATAAATTAAAAATTTCGATTGACTATAAAGTAAATAAAGAAATTGAAGAATTAGAATTTTTTGTTCTTATTTATAATTTAGAAGATGGAGAGGTTCAAGCCAGCCTTTTTCAAAGAGATTTTGGTACTAATGTTCAATCTAATAAAGAATTCGGTAGAGTAAATGTAGAATTTACGAATCAACTAATGCCTGGAAAATATCTGATATCTTCAGGAATTTTTGATAAAAATAGACAGTTTGTTGATTGGGTAGAATTTGCTGAATCTTTTTATGTAGAACCAGCCTTTATTAATGGAAAAAAATACGATCAACGCTTAGGTAAAATTAGTATTCAGGGTAATTGGTATGCTGGGTAA
- a CDS encoding hexapeptide repeat-containing transferase, with protein sequence MLGKKLRELIIPIRIKFFKKINQYLLESQKHTLMAQFKSYGEGCHFYVPFCINDAGNLEIGNQVTVGTYVHMWCHGGIKIGDRVMIGSHTAITSVTHDYEQENMRRTGVTKKVVIEDDVWIGTHSVILPGITIGKGAVIGANSVVTKDVEPYSIVFGSPAKHYKFRDLKECN encoded by the coding sequence ATGCTGGGTAAAAAACTCAGAGAATTAATTATTCCTATCCGAATTAAATTTTTTAAAAAAATTAATCAATATCTACTTGAAAGTCAAAAACATACTCTAATGGCACAATTTAAGAGCTATGGAGAAGGCTGCCACTTTTACGTGCCATTTTGTATTAACGATGCTGGAAATCTAGAAATTGGGAATCAGGTGACAGTTGGAACCTATGTACATATGTGGTGTCACGGGGGAATTAAAATTGGCGATCGCGTCATGATTGGTTCTCATACAGCGATTACCTCAGTTACCCACGACTACGAACAAGAGAATATGCGCCGAACAGGTGTGACAAAAAAAGTAGTTATCGAAGACGATGTTTGGATAGGTACACATTCAGTCATTTTACCTGGAATTACTATTGGTAAAGGGGCTGTAATCGGTGCTAATTCAGTTGTTACTAAAGATGTAGAACCATATTCAATAGTTTTTGGTAGCCCAGCCAAACATTATAAATTTCGAGACCTAAAAGAATGCAACTGA
- a CDS encoding family 2 glycosyl transferase, whose protein sequence is MQLNLNNLPAPSFNQGVWPWTEQQYYPSTKISNISALPRITIITPSYNQGQFIEETIRSVLLQGYPKLEYIIIDGGSTDNTVEIIKRYEPWISYWVSESDRGQAHAINKGIAQATGEILAYLNSDDYYLPGTLFKVAEHFCKFPQTDLLHGMCRYVNQQGEKIGEQFGNIQTPEEILDLWDVWWKKRQFVQPEVFWTRRITDKVGLFKEELNYVMDYEYWCRILLTQGNIGRIDSELSCFRFTNEQKSNHKIKVAEELLKVVAPLIWSNQHKLNLKSRIILQGKWLYHINLNEEVKKSLISGDKKSLRSLKILILILTHPQILFVSNFQQRLINFLN, encoded by the coding sequence ATGCAACTGAATTTAAATAATTTGCCTGCACCTTCATTTAATCAAGGAGTTTGGCCTTGGACTGAACAGCAATATTATCCTTCCACCAAAATATCAAATATTTCTGCCTTACCACGAATTACTATAATTACTCCTAGTTACAATCAAGGACAATTTATTGAAGAAACTATTCGTTCGGTACTGCTACAAGGCTATCCTAAATTAGAATACATCATTATTGATGGTGGTAGTACAGATAATACAGTAGAGATTATCAAGCGATATGAACCGTGGATTTCTTATTGGGTTAGCGAGAGCGATCGCGGTCAAGCTCATGCTATTAATAAAGGTATCGCCCAAGCAACTGGCGAAATATTAGCTTATCTGAATAGTGACGACTATTATCTACCGGGTACTCTGTTTAAAGTTGCCGAACACTTTTGTAAGTTTCCTCAAACTGATTTGCTGCATGGAATGTGTCGTTATGTAAATCAGCAAGGTGAAAAAATTGGTGAGCAATTTGGCAATATTCAAACGCCAGAAGAAATTTTAGATTTGTGGGATGTATGGTGGAAAAAACGCCAATTTGTACAACCTGAAGTTTTTTGGACAAGACGTATCACAGACAAAGTTGGTTTATTTAAAGAAGAACTCAACTATGTTATGGACTATGAATATTGGTGCAGAATTTTACTTACTCAAGGAAATATAGGACGAATTGATAGCGAACTCTCTTGTTTCAGATTTACTAACGAGCAAAAATCAAATCATAAAATAAAAGTTGCCGAAGAACTATTAAAAGTCGTTGCTCCTCTCATTTGGAGTAATCAGCATAAACTAAACCTAAAGAGTCGGATTATTCTTCAAGGTAAATGGTTGTATCATATTAATTTAAATGAAGAAGTGAAAAAATCGTTAATATCTGGAGATAAAAAATCTCTGCGATCGCTCAAAATTTTAATTCTAATTTTAACCCATCCCCAAATCCTATTTGTATCCAATTTTCAGCAGAGATTGATTAATTTCTTAAATTAA
- a CDS encoding polysaccharide pyruvyl transferase: MKIAVFGYYNALNAGDDRIQYSITRLLQGHNVVFLPHYLPPPQEYLQTFDWILIGGGGLVFESVGIWVDIKQWTKKCKAKIGIFGLGVNRVSPELLLEILHLIDYASFFYVRDQKSKALLNNHPKVEVHPDLTWCFPFSSEKITSSSNQIAINLAPCHWKDFEPEMWLKALSEFQLSPFPLNFNINRDFDLLKKYFGDVTPQEFTLQPLIESQILVACRFHAIIFAMQLGKPFIAINYDEKVERLLTESNLSECCLETTEYALVREKIYFILANQAQIEQKISSFVALQAEKATYLRQSIQNHFLTESDTNTYNPFLNFKATAKKFLIRS; this comes from the coding sequence ATGAAAATAGCAGTATTTGGTTACTATAACGCACTCAATGCTGGAGATGACCGTATTCAATACAGTATCACCAGATTACTTCAAGGTCACAATGTAGTTTTTCTACCTCATTATCTACCTCCACCACAAGAATATCTGCAAACTTTTGATTGGATATTAATTGGTGGAGGTGGGCTAGTATTTGAATCAGTAGGAATATGGGTAGATATCAAACAATGGACGAAAAAATGTAAAGCTAAAATTGGTATTTTTGGTTTAGGAGTAAATAGAGTATCTCCAGAATTACTTTTAGAAATATTGCATCTTATTGACTATGCTAGTTTTTTCTATGTCAGAGATCAAAAGAGTAAAGCATTACTCAATAATCATCCTAAAGTAGAAGTACATCCAGACTTAACCTGGTGCTTTCCATTCTCATCCGAGAAGATCACCTCTAGCAGCAATCAAATCGCTATAAATTTAGCGCCATGTCATTGGAAAGATTTTGAGCCAGAAATGTGGCTAAAGGCACTATCTGAATTTCAACTTAGTCCTTTTCCTTTAAACTTTAATATTAATAGAGATTTCGATTTATTAAAAAAATATTTTGGCGATGTAACTCCTCAAGAATTTACTTTACAACCATTAATTGAAAGTCAAATATTAGTTGCTTGTAGATTTCATGCGATTATCTTTGCTATGCAGCTAGGCAAACCATTTATTGCTATTAACTATGATGAAAAAGTAGAACGATTACTTACAGAGAGTAATCTTTCAGAATGCTGTTTGGAAACTACAGAATATGCCTTAGTACGTGAAAAAATATATTTTATTCTTGCAAATCAAGCACAAATTGAACAAAAGATATCTTCATTTGTTGCTTTGCAAGCAGAAAAGGCAACATACTTAAGGCAATCTATCCAAAATCATTTTTTAACCGAGTCAGACACAAATACATATAATCCATTTTTAAATTTCAAAGCAACTGCCAAGAAATTCCTTATTAGGAGTTAA
- a CDS encoding group 1 glycosyl transferase produces MSSHPTLRVLMTPDYRVDNPYQALLAKSLQSQGVEVLFPTGYRRLLPIFRAVKTNSDKIDVLHLHWLTPYLKGKNSLTKLVYSIKLLIDILLTKSADVRVVWTIHNRISHDSQFPFIELWTHRILLKLVDQIIVHHSSALADIAQTYKINNINAEIIPHGHYREVYNSLIDPITARKALGLPLSGRVYLNLGMLRPYKGIERLLQVWGENKELLQENTLLIAGKPLSQAYSQKLSEQTSNLERVFLHADFVEDSQIHLFFSAADLVVLPFERILTSGSLILAMSYGKPIIAPRTSGISETLCTADWLLYDPEDNQGLLSALKQSTQTDLNILSQLVNKACDRIDWVNIGKQTQKVYQAMLIS; encoded by the coding sequence ATGAGTTCTCATCCAACCTTGCGAGTTTTGATGACGCCAGACTACCGAGTTGATAACCCCTATCAAGCACTCTTGGCGAAGTCCTTGCAAAGTCAAGGAGTAGAAGTATTGTTTCCTACAGGTTATCGTCGATTATTGCCTATTTTTAGAGCTGTCAAAACCAATTCAGATAAAATAGATGTCTTGCATCTTCACTGGCTAACTCCTTATCTCAAAGGAAAAAATAGCCTAACTAAACTTGTTTATAGCATCAAGTTGTTAATCGATATTCTCCTGACTAAATCGGCTGATGTCAGAGTAGTTTGGACAATCCACAATCGAATTTCTCATGATTCTCAGTTTCCGTTTATAGAATTGTGGACTCATCGCATCTTACTAAAATTAGTAGACCAAATTATTGTTCATCATTCATCAGCTTTAGCAGACATTGCTCAAACTTACAAAATTAATAATATCAACGCCGAGATTATTCCTCACGGTCACTATCGCGAAGTTTACAATAGTTTAATCGATCCAATAACAGCAAGAAAAGCACTTGGTCTGCCCCTATCTGGGCGTGTTTACTTAAACTTGGGTATGTTGAGGCCATACAAAGGAATTGAACGTTTACTGCAAGTTTGGGGAGAAAACAAGGAACTTTTGCAAGAAAATACCCTCCTGATTGCTGGGAAACCATTGAGTCAAGCTTACAGCCAAAAACTTAGCGAGCAAACTTCAAATTTAGAGAGAGTTTTTCTCCATGCAGATTTTGTAGAAGATAGCCAAATACATCTTTTTTTTAGTGCCGCAGACTTGGTAGTACTTCCTTTCGAGCGAATTTTAACTTCAGGAAGTCTAATTTTAGCAATGTCTTATGGGAAACCAATTATTGCGCCTCGGACTAGCGGTATTTCGGAAACTTTATGTACAGCTGATTGGTTATTATACGATCCAGAAGATAATCAAGGTTTATTATCTGCTTTAAAACAAAGTACTCAAACTGATTTAAATATCTTAAGCCAGTTGGTTAACAAAGCGTGCGATCGCATCGATTGGGTAAACATAGGCAAACAAACTCAAAAAGTTTATCAAGCAATGCTTATTTCTTAG
- a CDS encoding family 2 glycosyl transferase has product MLPKVSILIPCYNAEYWIAQAIKSSLNQTYANKEVIIVDDGSTDRSLKIIKSFGNSIRWETGPNCGGNIARNRLLELSTGEWLQYLDADDYLLPDKLEKQVKYLAQVPQTDILYSPNILEYYQPYKSWQKLVPIPEPHDPWILLARWYLPQTNSPLWRKQAIIDVGSWKFDQPCCQEHELYLRLLIAEKKFEYFAESGSVYRQWSESTVCKKDKSQTHRQLLIILDKLEKYLKDTDQLIQARQNAINQTRFEKARMIWLSDRKWADKIISQIRITDKHFLPSGNAAPWLYYLTYRLLGFSAAEQVAEFKRLLATR; this is encoded by the coding sequence ATGCTACCAAAAGTTAGTATTTTAATTCCCTGTTACAATGCAGAGTATTGGATTGCCCAAGCAATCAAAAGTTCCCTAAATCAAACTTATGCCAATAAAGAAGTAATTATTGTTGATGATGGCTCTACAGACAGAAGCCTAAAAATTATTAAAAGTTTTGGTAATTCTATCCGTTGGGAAACCGGGCCAAATTGTGGAGGTAATATAGCCAGAAACAGATTACTAGAACTCAGTACAGGAGAATGGTTACAATATTTAGATGCAGACGATTATTTATTACCAGATAAGCTAGAAAAGCAAGTTAAATACTTAGCTCAGGTTCCTCAAACTGACATACTTTATAGCCCCAATATTCTTGAATATTATCAACCTTATAAATCTTGGCAAAAACTTGTACCAATTCCTGAACCTCACGATCCTTGGATTTTACTAGCCCGATGGTATCTTCCTCAAACTAACAGTCCACTTTGGCGTAAGCAAGCAATTATTGATGTGGGAAGCTGGAAGTTTGATCAACCATGTTGCCAAGAACATGAATTATATCTGCGTCTTTTGATAGCAGAAAAAAAATTTGAATACTTTGCTGAATCTGGTTCAGTTTACAGACAGTGGAGTGAGTCAACAGTTTGTAAAAAAGACAAGTCACAAACCCATCGTCAATTGTTGATTATTTTAGATAAACTTGAAAAATACCTAAAAGACACCGATCAGCTTATCCAAGCAAGACAAAATGCCATCAATCAAACTCGGTTTGAGAAAGCCAGAATGATCTGGCTATCAGATAGAAAGTGGGCTGACAAGATTATTTCACAAATACGCATTACAGATAAACACTTTCTACCTTCAGGGAATGCAGCACCTTGGCTATACTACCTAACTTATCGGTTATTAGGATTTTCTGCTGCTGAACAAGTTGCAGAATTCAAAAGGTTATTGGCTACGAGATAA
- a CDS encoding exoV-like protein, whose product MKLYYANKTRSYVPFGNFGDDLNGWLYPQLLPGVFNDDASDIAFVGFGTLLNEKLPKFKQTIIFGTGHGFGNPPQIDNTWTIYCVRGPLTTAALNLPIELGIADPAILVNRVYRPNDTSKKYKVAFIPYAWEMESSPEVFLEVCQQLGYVCIDPRWEVEKVLQEISRSELVISAAMHGAIVADALRVPWISLKSNAGIPDFKWTDFCQSLNLEFTSNRFYRFNSISQKLPFLRSIEIKRMVSYVRQIVCQAKFQLSKDNILNDKLDKLEEKIYLFKQDLQAGKFEF is encoded by the coding sequence ATGAAACTATACTATGCAAACAAAACCAGAAGTTATGTTCCTTTTGGTAACTTTGGTGACGATCTAAATGGTTGGCTTTATCCACAACTTTTACCTGGAGTTTTTAATGACGATGCTTCAGATATTGCATTTGTAGGATTTGGAACATTACTCAATGAAAAGTTGCCCAAATTTAAACAAACTATTATTTTTGGCACTGGTCATGGATTTGGCAATCCTCCACAAATAGATAATACATGGACAATTTATTGTGTGAGAGGCCCTCTCACTACCGCAGCATTGAATTTGCCAATAGAGTTAGGAATTGCCGATCCTGCTATTTTAGTGAACAGAGTTTATCGCCCAAATGATACAAGTAAGAAGTATAAAGTTGCTTTTATTCCTTATGCATGGGAAATGGAAAGTAGCCCAGAAGTATTTTTAGAAGTTTGTCAACAATTAGGCTACGTTTGCATAGATCCGCGTTGGGAAGTAGAAAAAGTTCTTCAGGAAATTAGCCGTTCCGAACTTGTTATCAGTGCCGCAATGCATGGTGCAATTGTTGCCGATGCACTGCGAGTCCCTTGGATATCGCTAAAATCTAATGCTGGTATTCCTGATTTCAAATGGACTGATTTCTGCCAATCATTAAATCTAGAATTCACAAGTAATCGATTTTACCGATTTAATAGTATCAGCCAGAAGTTGCCATTTTTGAGGTCAATTGAAATTAAAAGAATGGTGTCTTATGTTCGCCAAATTGTTTGTCAAGCCAAATTTCAGTTAAGTAAAGACAATATCCTCAATGATAAGTTAGATAAGTTAGAAGAAAAGATATATCTATTTAAGCAAGATTTACAAGCTGGAAAATTTGAATTTTAA
- a CDS encoding family 2 glycosyl transferase — protein MAFFSIVVPVFNRANLISETLNSIFQQKFEDWEVIVVDDGSTDNTLNVLSNYENRIQILQQKNQGPGQARNLGIQKAQGKYVAFLDSDDIWFPWTLEVYAEVIQQTNFPALLAGEYFFFHHANDLNIVKTSELHYSYYQDFYASSDKTSSIVTSSVVARLDVLKKAGGFTDKWINSEDNDLWLRLGTAKGFIYINSPTVLGYRQQTDSAVSNITKTYQGTYYLIQQENTGQYPGDKIRQRERINILTRHIRPVSLACLRHGDIQQAWKLYQKTFKWHLWLGRLRYLLGFLFMTILAMQSKLSKKIYRGQY, from the coding sequence ATGGCATTCTTCTCTATAGTTGTTCCAGTTTTTAATAGAGCTAATTTGATTAGTGAGACACTTAATTCTATTTTTCAGCAAAAGTTTGAAGATTGGGAAGTTATTGTGGTTGATGATGGTTCAACTGATAATACTCTCAATGTTTTATCAAACTATGAAAACAGAATCCAAATTCTACAACAAAAAAACCAAGGCCCCGGACAAGCCCGAAATTTAGGTATTCAAAAGGCTCAAGGGAAGTATGTAGCATTCTTAGACAGTGACGATATTTGGTTTCCCTGGACTTTGGAAGTCTACGCAGAAGTTATCCAGCAGACAAACTTTCCGGCATTATTAGCAGGAGAATATTTTTTCTTTCATCATGCAAATGACTTGAATATTGTTAAAACTTCAGAATTGCATTATAGCTATTATCAAGATTTTTATGCGTCTAGTGACAAGACTAGTTCTATTGTTACAAGTTCCGTTGTAGCTCGTCTAGATGTTTTGAAAAAAGCAGGTGGTTTTACAGACAAATGGATTAATTCTGAAGATAACGATCTCTGGCTGAGGTTAGGAACAGCAAAGGGATTTATTTATATTAACTCTCCAACGGTCTTAGGCTATCGCCAGCAAACTGATAGTGCTGTTTCTAATATAACCAAAACATATCAAGGTACTTATTATTTAATACAACAAGAAAATACAGGACAGTATCCTGGTGACAAGATACGACAACGCGAGAGAATTAATATCCTAACGCGACATATTAGACCAGTAAGTTTAGCATGTCTGCGTCATGGTGACATTCAACAAGCTTGGAAACTATATCAAAAAACTTTCAAATGGCATCTCTGGTTAGGACGCTTGCGTTATCTACTAGGATTTCTATTTATGACAATATTAGCGATGCAAAGCAAGCTGAGTAAGAAAATTTATAGGGGTCAATACTAA